From a single Sulfolobus sp. E5-1-F genomic region:
- a CDS encoding NAD(P)-dependent alcohol dehydrogenase translates to MRAVRLVEIGKPLSLQDINVPKPKGTQVLIKVEAAGVCHSDVHMRQGRFGNLRIVEDLGVKLPITLGHEIAGKIEEVGDEVVGYSKGDLVAVNPWQGEGSCYYCRIGDEHMCDSPRWLGINYDGAYAEYVLVPHYKYMYKLKRLNAVEAAPLTCSGITTYRAVRKASLDPTKTLLVVGAGGGLGTMAVQIAKAVSGATIIGVDVREEAVEAAKRAGADYVINASTQDTLVEIRRITEGKGVDAVIDLNNSEKTLSVYPKALAKQGKYVMVGLFGADLHFHAPLITLSEIQFIGSLVGNQSDFLGIMRLAEAGKVKPMVTKTMKLEEANEAIDNLENFKAVGRQVLIP, encoded by the coding sequence ATGAGAGCAGTTAGATTGGTAGAAATAGGAAAACCCCTTAGTTTACAAGATATAAATGTGCCTAAACCTAAGGGAACACAGGTTTTGATAAAGGTAGAGGCTGCAGGAGTTTGCCACTCTGATGTTCACATGAGACAAGGGAGGTTTGGAAATTTAAGAATAGTAGAAGATTTAGGTGTAAAATTGCCAATAACTTTAGGTCATGAAATTGCAGGGAAAATTGAGGAAGTTGGAGATGAAGTTGTTGGATACTCTAAGGGGGATCTAGTTGCGGTTAATCCTTGGCAGGGAGAAGGAAGTTGTTATTATTGCAGAATAGGGGATGAGCATATGTGTGATTCTCCTAGATGGTTAGGAATTAATTACGATGGGGCTTATGCAGAGTACGTATTAGTACCTCATTATAAGTACATGTACAAACTGAAAAGACTTAATGCAGTAGAAGCCGCGCCGTTAACTTGTTCAGGGATAACCACATATAGAGCAGTTAGAAAGGCATCCTTAGATCCAACTAAGACATTACTAGTAGTGGGTGCTGGTGGAGGGTTAGGAACAATGGCAGTGCAGATAGCCAAAGCCGTTAGTGGAGCAACGATAATAGGTGTAGATGTAAGGGAGGAGGCTGTGGAGGCTGCAAAGAGAGCAGGAGCTGATTATGTAATAAATGCGTCCACCCAAGATACGCTGGTAGAGATAAGGAGGATAACTGAAGGTAAGGGTGTTGATGCTGTAATAGATCTAAACAACTCGGAGAAAACGCTTTCGGTTTATCCTAAGGCTTTAGCTAAACAAGGTAAATACGTCATGGTAGGATTATTTGGTGCTGATTTACACTTCCACGCACCGTTAATAACCTTGTCAGAAATACAGTTTATAGGTAGTTTAGTAGGGAATCAATCTGACTTTTTGGGAATAATGAGATTAGCAGAGGCTGGTAAAGTTAAACCAATGGTAACGAAGACCATGAAATTAGAAGAGGCAAATGAGGCAATTGATAACTTAGAGAATTTTAAGGCTGTAGGAAGGCAAGTATTAATACCATAA
- a CDS encoding GH12 family glycosyl hydrolase domain-containing protein — MNKLIPILVVVIVILGIVVSLEYGKFQQNSSLTKVTNTYVLFPGHNHPFNIVANYSGNYADTLAIINSSTNATLMASPFLWNIGYALGNVNMTFTNNYLHVAVNLSQINKISSNVVDGYPGLMYGQELWWPFEYRTTQLQSLSLPMIVIHLPNFYSILNYSVYLVNGSIDDFSYDIWLSENPNITSLQYGDFEVMIWMYWSENLSHVPYFVYVGNMTIPTLINGKIQNLSWEVYILPRTGSANGWTGVYFLSPLRETKVEFGVPIAYILKNMGPYIEKAGVNIYNPNTYYLDAIQVGMEFSDNHGTAIMGYYLYSWQIWLLS, encoded by the coding sequence ATGAATAAGTTAATCCCTATATTAGTTGTGGTAATAGTTATACTTGGCATAGTTGTGTCTCTAGAATATGGGAAGTTCCAACAAAATTCCAGCTTAACTAAAGTCACTAATACTTATGTATTGTTTCCCGGTCACAATCATCCTTTCAATATAGTTGCGAACTATTCCGGTAATTATGCAGATACTTTAGCAATAATAAACTCATCCACGAATGCCACTTTGATGGCTTCGCCTTTTCTATGGAATATAGGATATGCTTTAGGAAATGTTAATATGACGTTTACTAATAATTATTTACACGTAGCAGTAAATCTATCTCAAATAAACAAGATATCATCTAATGTAGTTGATGGTTATCCAGGTTTAATGTATGGTCAAGAATTGTGGTGGCCATTTGAGTATAGAACAACACAGCTTCAATCCCTATCCTTACCTATGATTGTTATACACTTACCTAACTTCTATTCAATTCTTAATTACTCCGTATATCTCGTTAATGGAAGTATTGATGATTTCTCCTATGATATTTGGCTTTCCGAAAATCCCAACATAACCTCTTTACAATATGGAGATTTTGAAGTTATGATTTGGATGTATTGGAGTGAAAACTTGTCACATGTTCCATATTTCGTATATGTCGGCAACATGACAATCCCAACACTTATAAATGGTAAGATCCAGAACTTGAGTTGGGAAGTGTACATATTACCTAGAACTGGCTCAGCAAATGGTTGGACTGGAGTCTACTTCTTATCACCTTTAAGAGAAACTAAGGTAGAATTTGGAGTTCCGATTGCTTATATATTAAAAAACATGGGGCCATATATTGAAAAAGCTGGGGTGAATATATACAATCCTAACACTTACTATCTAGATGCAATACAGGTTGGTATGGAGTTTAGCGACAATCATGGTACTGCGATAATGGGTTATTACTTGTATTCGTGGCAAATTTGGTTACTCTCCTAA
- a CDS encoding DUF973 family protein — protein sequence MSHQDSEILGLQKVRKGVWYIILSQAISIPLTIAILVVIFVSESLLPIIITVLAGLVITIPFLILTYTNMKKGFEDLVSIGRDLRDGVNGIILVVIGTVLVLIDLMFIAPFIFSLLISSTPSISSLASSSVIGGSIIFIIGGIIGLIGYVLLFIAFMKTGEIYRNSNVKNGGLIALIGYILSIIISLIGLIVVLIGFYMIYSGLGSVINTISKSQAIQPNPSLPSTPIGQVGVGKLYSNGIAEVTIYSQYQLGILSATILGANYLTSDITPNQLSLGYNVIKINFKTSFMFVAGNIYVIQLTLSNGQTLNVSVVYQP from the coding sequence ATGTCTCATCAAGATAGTGAGATTTTAGGGTTGCAAAAGGTAAGGAAAGGAGTATGGTATATAATATTATCACAAGCAATTAGTATTCCTCTTACAATAGCAATTCTTGTAGTTATATTTGTATCTGAAAGTCTTTTACCAATTATAATCACTGTATTAGCTGGTCTAGTAATTACTATTCCTTTCTTGATCTTGACATACACTAATATGAAGAAAGGATTTGAAGATTTAGTTTCAATTGGTAGGGACTTAAGGGATGGTGTGAATGGTATAATTCTAGTAGTGATCGGAACTGTATTAGTATTGATAGATTTAATGTTTATAGCACCGTTTATATTTTCACTATTAATATCGTCAACACCTTCGATCTCTTCATTAGCGTCTTCATCAGTCATAGGGGGTAGCATTATCTTTATAATTGGTGGTATAATAGGTCTAATTGGTTATGTACTCCTTTTCATAGCTTTTATGAAAACCGGAGAGATTTACAGAAATAGTAACGTAAAAAACGGTGGACTGATCGCATTAATAGGTTATATCTTATCTATAATTATTTCATTAATAGGTTTGATAGTAGTTTTAATAGGATTCTATATGATATATTCTGGATTAGGAAGTGTAATAAATACTATATCTAAATCACAAGCTATACAGCCTAACCCATCCTTGCCTTCTACACCTATAGGGCAAGTAGGGGTTGGGAAGCTTTACAGTAATGGCATTGCAGAAGTTACTATATATTCTCAATATCAACTAGGAATTCTAAGTGCTACAATATTAGGCGCTAATTATTTAACGAGTGACATTACACCCAATCAGCTTTCTTTAGGCTATAACGTCATTAAAATTAATTTCAAAACTTCTTTCATGTTTGTAGCAGGTAACATTTACGTTATACAGCTAACCTTATCAAATGGGCAAACGTTAAATGTTAGTGTTGTATACCAACCTTAA
- a CDS encoding Lrp/AsnC family transcriptional regulator: protein MGVNIIRLDDIDEKILDILRYNAKKSLKELSDELGIPISTVRYRIKRLEDAQIIKGYVAIIDRVNLGLNVSLVMEIETVPYSIKKVAQELGEIPEVVRIYGLDNGPRLHVHMIFKDDASAHQFIANKLYNIKGIKTVSISRIIERYKIDPSVLL, encoded by the coding sequence ATGGGAGTTAATATAATAAGACTTGATGATATTGATGAGAAAATACTCGATATTTTACGTTATAATGCTAAAAAGAGTTTAAAAGAGCTATCGGACGAACTGGGAATACCTATAAGTACTGTAAGGTATAGGATTAAGAGATTGGAAGATGCCCAGATAATAAAGGGATATGTAGCAATAATAGACAGAGTGAATCTAGGGTTAAACGTCTCATTAGTTATGGAAATAGAAACAGTACCATATTCCATAAAAAAGGTCGCTCAAGAATTAGGTGAAATACCGGAGGTAGTGAGAATATATGGTTTAGATAATGGACCTAGATTACATGTGCATATGATCTTTAAAGACGATGCGAGTGCACATCAATTTATAGCAAATAAATTGTACAATATTAAGGGAATTAAGACTGTTTCCATTTCAAGAATAATTGAGAGATATAAAATAGACCCTTCAGTATTGCTATGA
- a CDS encoding metallophosphoesterase: MREISFEWNGKILVLSDIHYPHCNIEEINNIMLTEKPSLTVLLGDIIVSKGEDYRNFINNLKIRKNIIYIKGDEDKLKGDYDLIKIKNNGKRFILLHGHQYINERNEYSIAKILKKINDDIPPFLFCISFRILLRNFKDTIILGHSHALRYFKAINCVNSGTLSNIVNLYNDRGYVVIENGNVRLVESKV, from the coding sequence TTGAGAGAAATTTCCTTTGAATGGAATGGTAAGATATTAGTTCTGTCTGATATTCACTACCCTCATTGTAATATTGAAGAGATAAATAACATAATGCTAACAGAGAAACCTTCCCTCACCGTTCTCTTAGGAGATATAATTGTCTCTAAGGGAGAAGACTATAGAAACTTTATCAATAATCTAAAAATTAGAAAGAATATAATTTACATTAAAGGTGATGAAGACAAGCTCAAAGGAGATTATGATTTAATTAAGATTAAGAATAATGGTAAGCGTTTTATTCTACTACATGGTCATCAATACATTAATGAAAGGAATGAGTATAGTATAGCCAAAATCTTAAAGAAAATAAATGATGATATTCCACCTTTTCTCTTCTGTATATCTTTCAGAATTCTTCTCAGAAATTTCAAAGATACAATAATATTAGGGCACTCTCATGCATTAAGGTATTTTAAGGCTATTAATTGCGTAAACTCGGGTACTTTGTCCAATATAGTCAATCTATACAACGATAGGGGCTACGTTGTTATTGAAAACGGTAACGTTAGATTAGTAGAGAGTAAAGTTTAA
- a CDS encoding transglutaminase-like domain-containing protein, giving the protein MDLIITDGGKVFLFSFPSSKVMSRYKVSAEVSFSRPSEVMGKLYMIPYKDNGQKVLYFDVHYPSFCKISINQDRFRNQYLVFNCNPSDDFSININYEVEIYSLSKFENNEENLFLSSSKYVDIDKFKRFNISYSSLNDLLNKVINLVRGSIKYDKNNNSVKSAFGSLIMGSGVCVNYSHVTLGILRALGIPARYVVGIIPFTKEAHAWVEVKVDDVWFPIDPTNGTKGMQYLKWAIGRDDSDVRSKIWYRKSTNFNFSFNWYFR; this is encoded by the coding sequence ATCGACCTTATCATTACAGATGGTGGTAAAGTTTTTCTTTTTTCCTTTCCTAGTAGCAAGGTAATGAGTAGATATAAGGTGTCTGCTGAAGTTTCCTTTTCTAGGCCTAGTGAAGTGATGGGCAAGCTTTATATGATTCCTTATAAGGATAATGGACAGAAGGTCCTTTATTTTGATGTTCACTATCCATCATTTTGCAAGATAAGTATAAACCAAGACAGATTTAGAAATCAGTATTTAGTCTTTAACTGTAATCCCTCTGACGACTTTTCAATTAATATTAATTATGAGGTTGAAATTTATTCTCTCTCAAAATTCGAGAATAATGAGGAGAATTTATTTCTCTCTTCTAGCAAATATGTTGATATTGATAAGTTTAAGAGGTTCAACATATCATATTCCTCACTTAATGACCTCCTAAATAAGGTCATAAATTTAGTTAGGGGTAGTATTAAATACGACAAAAATAACAATAGTGTTAAATCAGCTTTTGGCTCCCTAATTATGGGTTCTGGAGTTTGCGTAAACTATAGTCATGTTACATTAGGAATTTTGAGGGCATTGGGAATTCCTGCAAGATACGTTGTTGGTATAATTCCATTTACTAAAGAGGCTCACGCATGGGTAGAGGTTAAAGTTGACGATGTGTGGTTCCCTATTGATCCCACAAATGGAACTAAAGGAATGCAATACTTGAAATGGGCTATAGGGAGGGATGACAGTGATGTTAGGAGTAAAATATGGTACCGTAAATCCACAAATTTTAACTTCTCATTTAACTGGTATTTCAGATAA
- a CDS encoding secondary thiamine-phosphate synthase enzyme YjbQ, producing MKVYFEDIQVSTTRQFELIDITDQVEEIVEKSGVKNGICLIFVAHSTAAIVANEHERGLMEDILTKIKEFTEPSRGWKHNLIDDNAHAHLGATFLGAERVFPVRDGKLIRGTWQNIFLVELDGPRSERRITVEILGE from the coding sequence ATGAAGGTGTACTTTGAGGATATACAAGTCTCTACAACAAGGCAGTTTGAATTAATAGACATTACCGACCAGGTTGAGGAAATTGTAGAGAAGAGCGGTGTAAAGAATGGAATTTGTCTAATTTTTGTAGCACATTCCACTGCTGCGATAGTCGCCAATGAACACGAAAGAGGACTGATGGAAGACATTTTAACTAAGATAAAAGAGTTTACGGAACCTTCAAGAGGTTGGAAACATAATTTAATTGACGATAACGCACACGCGCATTTAGGGGCAACTTTCCTAGGAGCTGAGAGAGTGTTCCCAGTTAGGGATGGTAAATTAATTAGAGGAACATGGCAAAACATATTTTTGGTGGAATTAGATGGACCAAGAAGTGAGAGACGTATCACAGTTGAGATTTTAGGAGAGTAA
- a CDS encoding class I SAM-dependent methyltransferase, producing MKNRNVLYSEALLIEEMLRDEKGKKILSIGCGSGLFEYILKEKGIRIEDCVEPSEMGKIAEKRGLKVKRGYAEKLPIESESYDIVLLNGVIHYLKDPIKALNEIRRVLKPNGNLVLCWVTGEGSYGLLYRLASILKWEKIKNLAPEFPYPEEFIREALWPTVEEVRSLLRNVGFKEVKIMQTLTTHPKYSNNEVESPSMGYEKGDYICIKATKVQNDNS from the coding sequence ATGAAAAATCGAAACGTACTATACTCTGAAGCTCTTTTGATAGAAGAGATGCTGAGAGATGAGAAAGGAAAGAAAATCTTGAGTATAGGTTGTGGGAGTGGTCTTTTTGAATACATTCTAAAAGAAAAGGGGATTAGAATTGAAGACTGTGTAGAACCTTCCGAAATGGGTAAGATAGCTGAGAAGAGGGGTCTAAAAGTAAAAAGGGGCTATGCTGAAAAATTACCAATCGAAAGTGAGAGTTATGATATTGTACTCCTGAACGGTGTTATACATTATTTAAAGGATCCAATTAAGGCGCTAAATGAAATAAGAAGAGTGTTAAAACCTAACGGGAATTTAGTATTGTGCTGGGTTACTGGTGAAGGATCTTATGGACTTCTTTATAGACTGGCCTCCATCTTAAAATGGGAGAAGATAAAAAATCTTGCCCCAGAATTTCCATATCCAGAGGAGTTCATTCGAGAAGCATTATGGCCAACCGTAGAAGAGGTTAGAAGTTTATTGAGAAATGTCGGATTTAAAGAGGTAAAAATCATGCAGACCTTGACTACACATCCCAAATACTCTAATAATGAAGTTGAGAGTCCTTCAATGGGATACGAAAAAGGGGATTATATTTGTATTAAGGCTACGAAGGTACAAAATGATAATAGTTGA
- a CDS encoding phosphoenolpyruvate carboxykinase (GTP) — MSASLDFLKDSVQSDAVKKLESLNNFQLIEFLNNIVKICEPDSVYLITGTDEEKEYIRKKALESGEEIKLKTSGHTIHFDHPLDQARAREDTFILSDVKIPYVNTKPRNEGLNEILGLLKGSMRGREMYIGFYSLGPRNSPFQILAVQVTDSPYVIHSENILYRNAFEHFSNNKKFLRFVHSKGELDIRKRRIMIDLADNTVYSVNTTYAGNSVGLKKLALRLTITKAVEEGWLSEHMAIVGFNGDKGIHYFTASFPSGSGKTSTSMIGSLISDDLAFIREFDGIPKAVNPEIGVFGIIQGINARDDPIIWEVLHKPGEVIFSNVLMTDDGDVYWEGSELPKPERGYNYEGKWSRESGKPASHPNARFTVPLTSFKNLDGNWDNPNGVVIDGIIFGVRDYNTLIPIVEAFSWSHGVVTIGASMESARTSAVIGKADELEFNPMAILDFMPISLSRYLRNYLNFGKRLRKSPKIFGFNYFLKDENNKFLNSKEDKKIWVKWAVKRVEETIDAIYAPIGLIPFYEDLKTLFKTILGKEYSKEQYEKQFTIKLRRYLEKTERIIGIYLKFDDIPSEVIGELEMQRKRIIDYISKYGDSVSPFKLEKA; from the coding sequence ATGAGTGCTAGTTTAGATTTTTTAAAAGATTCAGTTCAGAGTGATGCAGTAAAAAAATTAGAATCTCTGAATAATTTCCAATTAATTGAATTTTTAAATAACATCGTTAAGATATGTGAACCGGATAGCGTATATCTTATAACTGGAACCGATGAGGAGAAGGAATATATAAGGAAAAAAGCCTTAGAAAGCGGGGAAGAGATTAAACTAAAGACCAGTGGACACACTATACATTTTGATCACCCTTTAGATCAAGCTAGAGCCAGAGAAGACACGTTCATTCTCAGTGATGTCAAGATCCCCTATGTTAATACTAAACCTAGGAATGAGGGTTTAAATGAGATCCTAGGTTTACTTAAGGGGTCAATGAGAGGTAGAGAGATGTATATAGGGTTTTACTCTTTAGGTCCTAGAAATTCTCCCTTCCAAATTTTAGCAGTTCAAGTGACTGATTCTCCATACGTTATTCACAGTGAAAATATATTATATAGAAATGCATTCGAACATTTTAGTAATAATAAGAAGTTTTTGAGATTCGTCCATTCTAAAGGAGAACTGGATATAAGAAAAAGGAGAATAATGATAGACTTGGCAGATAATACTGTCTATAGTGTTAACACAACTTATGCCGGCAACAGTGTAGGTTTAAAGAAATTGGCTTTAAGGTTAACTATAACTAAGGCTGTAGAAGAAGGATGGCTCTCAGAACATATGGCTATAGTTGGTTTCAACGGAGATAAGGGTATACATTACTTCACAGCGTCATTTCCTTCTGGAAGTGGAAAGACCTCTACTTCCATGATTGGGAGTCTAATAAGTGATGACTTAGCATTTATAAGAGAATTTGACGGTATTCCCAAAGCAGTAAATCCGGAAATTGGAGTTTTCGGCATTATACAAGGGATAAATGCCAGGGATGATCCAATAATATGGGAAGTTCTTCATAAGCCTGGAGAAGTGATATTCTCTAATGTACTAATGACTGATGATGGTGATGTATACTGGGAGGGGAGCGAATTGCCAAAACCAGAAAGGGGATATAACTATGAGGGAAAGTGGAGTAGGGAAAGTGGCAAGCCGGCTTCACATCCGAACGCCAGATTTACAGTTCCTTTAACTTCATTTAAGAATTTAGATGGTAATTGGGATAACCCAAATGGTGTAGTTATTGATGGCATAATATTTGGGGTTAGAGATTATAACACTCTTATTCCAATTGTTGAGGCATTTTCATGGTCTCACGGAGTTGTGACAATCGGAGCTTCAATGGAGTCCGCTAGAACCTCAGCAGTAATCGGGAAAGCTGATGAACTAGAGTTTAATCCAATGGCGATTTTAGATTTCATGCCTATCTCACTCAGTAGATATTTAAGAAACTATTTGAATTTTGGTAAAAGATTAAGGAAAAGCCCTAAAATATTTGGATTTAACTATTTTCTAAAAGACGAAAATAATAAATTCTTGAATTCAAAGGAAGATAAGAAAATATGGGTTAAATGGGCTGTGAAGAGAGTAGAGGAAACTATAGACGCGATCTATGCACCCATTGGTCTCATCCCATTTTATGAAGATCTAAAAACTCTATTCAAAACGATTTTAGGAAAGGAGTACAGTAAAGAGCAGTATGAGAAGCAATTTACAATAAAGTTGAGAAGATACTTAGAGAAAACAGAGCGCATAATTGGGATTTATCTTAAATTTGACGATATTCCCTCTGAGGTTATTGGTGAATTAGAAATGCAAAGAAAGAGAATTATTGATTATATTAGCAAATATGGCGATTCAGTATCTCCATTTAAACTAGAAAAAGCTTAA
- a CDS encoding enoyl-CoA hydratase/isomerase family protein: protein MAKVLSERRNDVCWIILNRPEKLNALDKESWSLLARHLKDCNDDQSISAIVLTGNGRAFSAGDDINAMLELKDQRDALDFFNTLYSAIENLVDLKKPLLCAVNGLAYGGGCEILLFCDVTIAVKDATFSIPEGKLGLIPPMAISVGYSILGRSIARLALTGDSITAEEAKIIGLVDIVVQKEDLHAEVEKQLEKIKSIDKNSIRTMKYWLKNDKEKIRNAVVELALMSLSDSAKKRMEEFVNRKRTR from the coding sequence ATGGCTAAAGTCCTTTCTGAAAGAAGGAATGACGTTTGCTGGATCATATTAAATAGACCAGAAAAGCTAAATGCGTTAGATAAGGAAAGCTGGAGTCTTTTAGCAAGGCACTTAAAGGATTGCAATGACGATCAATCGATTTCGGCAATAGTCTTAACTGGCAATGGAAGAGCTTTCTCTGCAGGGGACGATATCAATGCGATGTTAGAGCTGAAGGATCAAAGGGATGCTTTAGACTTCTTTAACACCTTATACAGCGCGATTGAAAACCTAGTGGATTTGAAAAAGCCTTTATTGTGTGCAGTTAATGGACTTGCATATGGCGGTGGTTGTGAGATACTCCTCTTCTGCGATGTAACAATTGCAGTTAAAGATGCCACTTTTTCAATTCCAGAAGGAAAGTTAGGATTAATTCCGCCTATGGCGATATCAGTGGGTTATTCAATATTAGGTAGGTCGATAGCTAGGCTAGCGTTAACTGGAGATTCTATAACTGCTGAGGAGGCTAAGATTATAGGATTAGTTGACATAGTAGTTCAAAAAGAAGACCTTCATGCAGAAGTTGAGAAACAATTAGAGAAAATTAAAAGTATTGATAAGAATTCCATTAGGACGATGAAGTACTGGTTGAAAAATGATAAGGAGAAAATAAGAAATGCAGTTGTAGAGTTAGCGTTGATGTCACTGAGCGATTCCGCAAAAAAGAGAATGGAGGAATTCGTAAATAGAAAACGAACCCGATAG
- a CDS encoding thiamine pyrophosphate-dependent enzyme, with protein MVEKEIEEKVYKSIIKTIKDTPLEEFYTSGHRTCQGCESALVMRFLAKAAGQRTIVIGATGCMYVANTTYYSTSWIVPWVHTQLGGSGAAALGTAAALRALMRKGKIKQEPINVIAFCGDLGCADMGLSGVSNAMTYDYNLLIILYDNESSANTDIQETSMTPFGAQTSFSRPGKQRRIMKKRWKKSVVPMIIAGHRNIRYAATMTPAYPLDSINKIRKALAIGGPTFIHSLDPCPKGWDYDPRFSHELGVLAAETGLWPLYEYIDGEIVYNEPTKSIVEGRMKRKPVKEYLEKQGRFSHFTEEDIEYVQRMVDEMYEEWEIPGVMPIKSLNVKISDR; from the coding sequence ATGGTTGAAAAGGAAATAGAAGAAAAAGTGTATAAGTCAATAATTAAGACAATAAAAGATACACCATTAGAGGAGTTCTATACATCAGGCCATAGGACTTGCCAAGGATGTGAGTCCGCACTAGTTATGAGATTTTTAGCTAAAGCTGCTGGGCAAAGGACAATAGTTATAGGAGCCACGGGATGCATGTATGTAGCAAATACTACATATTATAGCACGTCATGGATAGTTCCCTGGGTTCACACACAATTGGGAGGATCTGGTGCAGCCGCATTAGGTACTGCTGCCGCATTAAGAGCGTTAATGAGAAAAGGAAAAATAAAGCAAGAACCTATAAATGTGATCGCCTTCTGTGGAGATCTAGGATGTGCAGATATGGGTTTGTCTGGTGTTTCAAACGCAATGACGTACGATTATAATTTACTCATAATACTATATGATAATGAATCTTCAGCTAACACTGATATACAAGAGACTAGCATGACACCTTTTGGAGCACAGACCTCATTTAGTAGGCCTGGTAAACAAAGAAGGATAATGAAGAAGAGATGGAAGAAGAGCGTAGTCCCAATGATAATAGCTGGACATAGGAATATTAGATACGCCGCTACTATGACACCGGCGTATCCTTTGGATTCCATAAATAAGATTAGAAAGGCATTAGCAATAGGTGGACCAACATTCATTCACTCCTTAGACCCATGCCCGAAAGGATGGGATTACGATCCAAGGTTCTCTCATGAACTGGGAGTATTAGCAGCCGAAACAGGGTTATGGCCCTTATATGAGTATATTGATGGTGAGATAGTTTACAATGAGCCTACAAAGAGTATAGTAGAGGGTAGAATGAAGAGAAAACCAGTAAAAGAATACTTAGAAAAGCAAGGAAGATTTTCACACTTTACGGAAGAAGACATAGAATATGTACAAAGGATGGTTGACGAGATGTATGAAGAATGGGAAATACCTGGGGTAATGCCGATAAAGTCTTTAAATGTTAAGATAAGCGATAGATAA